A stretch of Candidatus Afararchaeum irisae DNA encodes these proteins:
- a CDS encoding PIN domain-containing protein, protein TVRDISTKKGITPAIRIHIIDELSRVLEYDRLGLTPDERQSFLEIVVTEFHVVRPDPGLDIDAVDDPDDSVFLECAVSVDVDYVISGDRHLLDLTEYDGIPILTPDDFLKRDV, encoded by the coding sequence TCACGGTGAGAGACATCTCTACCAAAAAAGGGATAACTCCTGCTATCCGAATACACATAATAGACGAACTGTCTCGAGTATTGGAGTACGATCGACTTGGTCTGACTCCCGACGAAAGGCAGTCATTCCTCGAGATAGTAGTCACCGAGTTTCACGTTGTGAGACCCGATCCAGGTCTCGATATCGACGCAGTCGACGACCCCGATGACAGTGTGTTCTTGGAGTGTGCTGTCTCAGTCGACGTGGACTATGTTATTTCGGGAGACAGACATCTTCTGGATCTCACGGAGTACGACGGTATCCCTATCTTAACTCCTGACGACTTTCTAAAAAGAGACGTCTGA